One part of the Microbacterium saperdae genome encodes these proteins:
- the pldA gene encoding 4-pyridoxolactonase yields the protein MTDPKVYLLDGGTLVIDESDVHWHINAGNPVRFPVYSVLIEHPDALILYDTGFDLDHVNRVLPFELPEQSAEQTIPAQLAKVGYAPEDVDIVVNSHFHFDHVGGNKFLTKATTLVHKEELRHAKVPEPFERLGYSDLSFDHDSVTYKPISGDYEIVPGVWLFETPGHTIGHYSLLVELENEKSMLFCGDAAYTHTTLEKEWIAGFHLDPTKSIEAIRRLNYLARTKNADVYPSHELEPYTTWKLAPDYYGGN from the coding sequence ATGACGGACCCGAAGGTCTATCTCCTCGACGGGGGAACCCTCGTCATCGACGAGTCGGACGTGCACTGGCACATCAACGCCGGCAACCCCGTGCGCTTCCCGGTCTACAGCGTGCTCATCGAGCATCCTGACGCTCTCATCCTCTACGACACCGGTTTCGATCTCGACCACGTGAACCGCGTCCTGCCGTTCGAGCTGCCGGAGCAGAGCGCCGAGCAGACCATTCCCGCGCAGCTCGCGAAGGTGGGGTATGCGCCGGAGGACGTCGACATCGTCGTCAACTCCCACTTCCATTTCGATCACGTCGGCGGGAACAAGTTCCTGACGAAGGCCACCACGCTCGTGCACAAGGAGGAGCTCCGCCACGCGAAGGTGCCGGAACCCTTCGAGCGTCTCGGATACTCCGACCTGTCGTTCGACCACGACTCCGTGACGTACAAGCCGATCTCGGGAGACTACGAGATCGTGCCGGGCGTGTGGCTCTTCGAGACCCCCGGTCACACGATCGGGCATTACTCCCTCCTGGTCGAGCTCGAGAACGAGAAGAGCATGCTCTTCTGCGGCGACGCGGCGTACACGCACACCACTCTCGAGAAGGAGTGGATCGCCGGCTTCCATCTCGACCCGACGAAATCCATCGAGGCGATCCGTCGGCTGAACTACCTCGCCCGCACCAAGAACGCCGATGTCTATCCCTCGCACGAGCTCGAGCCCTACACGACGTGGAAGCTCGCGCCCGACTACTACGGCGGCAACTGA
- the pldH gene encoding pyridoxal 4-dehydrogenase, SDR-type, which produces MAEKEQRVAIVTGAAQGIGAAIAEELAADGVKVVVTDINATGATAVAERIGGVAKALDVSDPDAVAAVVSEVVDELGRIDILVNNAALVPLTAWEDITFAEWRRVMSVNLDGIYLITHAVTEVMGRAGYGRIVNIASNTFVAGTPNCAHYVATKGASIGLVRGLAGELGKNGITINAVAPGIIASEGVLNGPHVNGFDYVVPMQAFDRRGLPQDVAPAVAFLASEKAGWITGQTLVVDAGHTRN; this is translated from the coding sequence ATGGCCGAGAAAGAGCAGCGCGTCGCGATCGTGACCGGAGCCGCGCAGGGCATCGGTGCGGCAATCGCCGAAGAGCTGGCAGCGGATGGCGTGAAGGTCGTCGTCACCGACATCAACGCCACCGGCGCCACGGCGGTGGCCGAGCGGATCGGCGGCGTCGCGAAGGCCCTCGACGTCAGCGACCCCGATGCCGTCGCGGCCGTGGTCTCGGAGGTGGTCGACGAACTCGGGCGCATCGACATCCTCGTCAACAACGCCGCCCTCGTGCCGCTCACCGCATGGGAGGACATCACGTTCGCGGAGTGGCGACGCGTCATGTCGGTCAACCTCGACGGCATCTACCTCATCACGCACGCGGTGACCGAGGTCATGGGCCGCGCCGGATACGGCCGCATCGTCAACATCGCTTCGAACACCTTCGTCGCGGGCACCCCGAACTGCGCGCACTACGTCGCGACGAAGGGCGCATCCATCGGCCTCGTGCGCGGCCTGGCCGGCGAACTCGGCAAGAACGGCATCACGATCAACGCCGTCGCCCCCGGCATCATCGCGAGCGAAGGCGTGCTGAACGGACCCCACGTGAACGGGTTCGACTACGTGGTGCCGATGCAGGCGTTCGACCGCCGCGGATTGCCGCAGGACGTCGCTCCTGCCGTCGCCTTCCTGGCCTCGGAGAAGGCCGGGTGGATCACGGGCCAGACGCTCGTGGTCGATGCCGGCCACACGCGCAACTGA
- a CDS encoding GMC family oxidoreductase has product MHADILIIGAGSAGSVLANRLSADPSRRVVVLEAGARVDDPDMRRPELWPFIHGRSYDWDYRTVAQPGLGGRRLDWARGKGPGGSSLVHAMAHMRGCRADFDRWVEATGDARWSWDALLPHFRRMETFSGGADEVHGDTGPLPVLLPGPELSSPLVADYLSAWNALGVPRIADHNGGEMLGATPNSLTIRDGERVTVADVYLDPVVDRPNLTLLTGVTVHRLVIERGRVTGARVTRGGQDETIEADEVILAGGSIGDPLLLMRSGVGDPEILAGAGVETVLESRGVGRNLHDHLLGAGNVYRARRAVPPTRLQLSESMTYLSLAGLDRTEGAADIVVGCVIGPSMSESFAPAEREGAVPGEAYTLLFGVTNPTSRGSLRISGPEIDDEPVIDPRYLQTEHDRAAFRAALAHARLVGASAGLDEWRDRELLPAADLSDAAADAFIARAAITHHHPVGTVRMGADDDAPVTPDLRFRGLDGLHVVDASVIPSITAGPVHASVLAIAESFADTYPG; this is encoded by the coding sequence ATGCACGCCGACATCCTCATCATCGGTGCCGGCTCGGCGGGCAGCGTCCTGGCGAATCGCCTGAGCGCTGACCCGTCGCGGCGGGTCGTCGTGCTCGAGGCCGGCGCCCGGGTGGATGACCCCGACATGCGCCGCCCCGAGCTCTGGCCGTTCATCCACGGACGCTCCTACGACTGGGACTACCGCACGGTGGCACAGCCGGGCCTCGGTGGACGCCGTCTCGACTGGGCACGTGGGAAGGGGCCGGGCGGATCGAGCCTCGTGCACGCCATGGCCCACATGCGCGGATGCCGTGCGGACTTCGACCGGTGGGTGGAGGCCACCGGCGACGCGCGGTGGTCCTGGGACGCGCTTCTGCCCCACTTCCGCCGCATGGAGACCTTCTCAGGAGGGGCGGATGAGGTGCACGGCGACACGGGACCGCTCCCCGTCCTGCTGCCGGGGCCGGAGCTGTCGAGCCCGCTCGTGGCGGACTACCTCTCGGCATGGAACGCGCTGGGCGTACCGCGCATCGCCGACCACAACGGCGGGGAGATGCTCGGGGCCACACCGAACTCCCTGACCATCCGCGACGGCGAGCGGGTCACGGTCGCCGACGTCTACCTCGACCCGGTGGTCGATCGCCCGAACCTGACGCTCCTCACGGGCGTCACGGTGCATCGGCTCGTGATCGAGCGCGGCCGCGTGACGGGCGCGAGAGTGACCAGGGGCGGACAGGACGAGACCATCGAGGCCGACGAGGTGATCCTCGCCGGCGGATCCATCGGAGATCCGCTGCTGCTCATGCGCTCGGGCGTGGGCGACCCCGAGATACTCGCCGGCGCGGGCGTCGAGACGGTGCTCGAGTCGCGCGGCGTGGGACGGAATCTGCACGATCACCTGCTCGGCGCCGGCAATGTCTACCGGGCGCGACGCGCCGTGCCCCCGACGCGCTTGCAGCTGTCGGAATCCATGACGTACCTGTCGCTCGCGGGACTCGATCGCACCGAGGGCGCCGCCGACATCGTCGTGGGCTGCGTGATCGGCCCGAGTATGTCGGAGTCCTTCGCGCCTGCGGAGCGCGAGGGCGCCGTTCCCGGCGAGGCGTACACGCTGCTGTTCGGTGTCACGAACCCCACGAGTCGCGGTTCGCTGCGCATCTCCGGCCCGGAGATCGACGACGAGCCCGTGATCGATCCCCGGTATCTCCAGACCGAGCACGACCGTGCGGCGTTCCGCGCCGCACTCGCGCATGCACGTCTCGTGGGCGCATCGGCGGGACTCGACGAGTGGCGCGACCGTGAGCTGCTGCCCGCGGCCGACCTGAGCGACGCCGCGGCCGACGCGTTCATCGCCCGCGCCGCGATCACGCATCACCACCCGGTGGGAACCGTGCGGATGGGGGCCGACGACGACGCTCCGGTGACGCCCGACCTCCGCTTCCGCGGCCTCGACGGACTGCACGTGGTCGATGCCTCCGTGATCCCCTCGATCACCGCGGGCCCCGTGCATGCCTCCGTGCTCGCGATCGCGGAGTCCTTCGCGGACACCTATCCGGGCTAG
- a CDS encoding amidohydrolase family protein yields the protein MSITDAHMHVGDFPTFGVKLDEDHLAEYLAKNDIDTGFVFHQDNAMVRRVIQDIPGAYGLYWANPKLGDPIPELKDFLDDPKFRGVKLHPLMDGFHPDDPMVWPIIELLIERDLPALIHCGHPIFSLPWSIEELIARYEDAKIILGHMGHGNIIYIDASIGVAQRHPNVWLETSGMPMSIKILEAVRKVGSNRVMYGSDGPWHEPKVEQLKVQLAGLDAEDLEDVMHRTAQRLFLGADV from the coding sequence ATGTCGATCACCGATGCCCACATGCACGTCGGGGACTTCCCGACGTTCGGTGTGAAGCTCGACGAGGATCACCTCGCCGAGTACCTCGCGAAGAACGACATCGACACCGGCTTCGTCTTCCACCAGGACAACGCGATGGTGCGGCGGGTCATCCAGGACATCCCCGGCGCCTACGGGCTGTACTGGGCGAATCCCAAGCTCGGCGATCCGATCCCGGAGCTGAAGGACTTCCTGGACGATCCGAAGTTCCGCGGGGTCAAGCTGCACCCGCTGATGGATGGGTTCCATCCGGACGATCCGATGGTCTGGCCGATCATCGAGCTGTTGATCGAACGCGATCTGCCGGCGCTCATCCACTGCGGGCATCCGATCTTCTCGCTGCCGTGGAGCATCGAGGAGCTCATCGCACGCTACGAGGACGCCAAGATCATCCTCGGTCACATGGGACACGGCAACATCATCTACATCGATGCGTCGATCGGGGTCGCACAGAGACACCCGAACGTCTGGCTCGAGACCAGTGGAATGCCGATGAGCATCAAGATCCTCGAAGCGGTGCGCAAGGTCGGATCGAACCGGGTCATGTACGGCTCCGACGGTCCGTGGCATGAGCCGAAGGTCGAGCAGCTCAAGGTGCAGCTCGCGGGACTCGACGCCGAGGACCTCGAGGACGTCATGCATCGCACGGCGCAGCGACTGTTCCTGGGCGCGGACGTCTGA
- a CDS encoding YbhB/YbcL family Raf kinase inhibitor-like protein translates to MPLFIDKLAISSPDFDGLARIPDRLTADGGNEVPAIALSGAPAGTVELAVVVHDPDAPLAQGFTHWAVYGIPADAATLDLAAEGIREAPNGTTQTAWFGPQPPVGHGQHHYYFWVYALSARVEGTPTREEFLASHADSIIEQARYVGTFSR, encoded by the coding sequence ATGCCTCTCTTCATCGACAAGCTCGCCATCTCGAGCCCCGACTTCGACGGCCTCGCCCGCATCCCCGACCGCCTCACGGCGGACGGCGGCAACGAGGTCCCCGCCATCGCGCTCTCCGGCGCCCCCGCAGGCACGGTCGAGCTCGCCGTCGTCGTGCACGATCCTGACGCACCGCTGGCGCAGGGGTTCACCCACTGGGCGGTCTACGGCATCCCGGCCGATGCCGCCACGCTCGACCTGGCAGCCGAGGGCATCCGCGAAGCGCCGAACGGGACGACGCAGACGGCGTGGTTCGGTCCACAGCCGCCGGTCGGGCACGGGCAGCATCACTACTACTTCTGGGTCTACGCGCTGAGTGCGCGCGTCGAGGGAACGCCGACCCGCGAGGAGTTCCTCGCGTCCCACGCCGACTCGATCATCGAGCAGGCCCGCTACGTCGGTACGTTCTCGCGCTGA
- a CDS encoding alpha/beta fold hydrolase: MVAEVSVETIEDGLLRTQGADVDIAFRVRGSGPAVVLLHGTSAHHAVWEPVGDALADRATVVALDQRGHGRSDKPATGYGASDFAADVVTVLDALGIADAVVAGHSLGGRNAWVAAARHPDRVTGAVVVDYTPYVEDSVLDVLDTRVADGFRSFDDVAEIEEYLRARYTAILPGAIARRARWGYVQDADGRWVARADKRAMRLLIEGFRTPWDAAFRDVSATMTHLRGADSRIVSEQAWRRARADRPDDRWVVVDDADHYIPEEHPLLVAAEIARVLGI, from the coding sequence ATGGTCGCCGAGGTATCGGTCGAGACCATCGAGGACGGACTCCTCCGCACGCAGGGCGCCGATGTCGACATCGCTTTCCGCGTGCGGGGGTCCGGCCCCGCGGTCGTGCTGCTGCACGGCACCTCGGCCCACCATGCGGTCTGGGAACCCGTCGGCGATGCGCTCGCGGATCGGGCGACCGTGGTCGCGCTCGACCAGCGCGGGCATGGGCGCAGCGACAAGCCGGCCACCGGCTATGGGGCCTCGGATTTCGCCGCTGATGTCGTCACGGTTCTCGACGCACTCGGCATCGCGGATGCCGTGGTCGCCGGGCACTCGCTCGGCGGGCGCAACGCCTGGGTCGCGGCGGCCCGGCATCCGGATCGGGTGACGGGCGCCGTCGTCGTGGACTACACGCCCTACGTCGAGGACTCGGTCCTCGACGTGCTCGACACGCGCGTCGCGGACGGCTTCCGGTCGTTCGACGACGTCGCCGAGATCGAGGAGTACCTGCGCGCCCGCTACACCGCGATCCTCCCCGGCGCGATCGCGCGTCGCGCGCGATGGGGTTATGTGCAGGACGCCGACGGCCGCTGGGTCGCCCGTGCGGACAAGCGCGCCATGCGCCTGCTGATCGAGGGATTCCGGACGCCGTGGGACGCCGCCTTCCGCGATGTCTCCGCGACGATGACCCACCTGCGCGGTGCCGACAGCAGGATCGTGAGCGAGCAGGCCTGGCGACGCGCGCGCGCCGATCGCCCGGACGACCGCTGGGTCGTCGTCGACGACGCAGACCACTACATCCCCGAGGAGCATCCGCTCCTCGTCGCCGCCGAGATCGCCCGCGTTCTCGGCATCTGA
- a CDS encoding 3-hydroxyacyl-CoA dehydrogenase NAD-binding domain-containing protein: protein MSSLPRIATVVGSGTMGPGIAATLARAGVTVRLYDISTEAIERAEAAYGVVQGVLAAVDSPSAPGGSVTFGTDLDASLEGSELIIEAVPERLDLKQKVLADLEARIGDEVIIATNTSGIPITTMGKSMTLPGRLIGMHWSNPPHLIPMIEVIPGEDTDPALVEKLIGIVKAFDYVPVLEKEIPGFVENRVLYAILRECMALLDEGIVTPEGLDACVKWGIGYKLSVVGPTRLLDMAGLDIYQAVSGYLNKELDASTETPKLILDKIAEGKLGFKSGAGMYEYGPGDVDAKRKEIITGLIAARKTLSSIPEV from the coding sequence ATGAGCAGCCTTCCCCGCATCGCCACCGTCGTGGGTTCCGGAACCATGGGCCCCGGCATCGCCGCCACCCTCGCCCGTGCGGGCGTGACCGTACGCCTGTACGACATCTCCACCGAGGCCATCGAACGTGCGGAAGCGGCGTACGGCGTGGTCCAGGGCGTCCTCGCCGCCGTCGACTCGCCCTCGGCACCCGGGGGTTCGGTCACCTTCGGGACCGACCTCGATGCCTCCCTCGAAGGCAGTGAGCTGATCATCGAGGCGGTTCCCGAGCGTCTCGACCTCAAGCAGAAGGTGCTCGCCGACCTCGAGGCCCGCATCGGCGACGAGGTCATCATCGCCACGAACACGTCCGGCATCCCGATCACGACCATGGGCAAGAGCATGACCCTGCCGGGACGTCTGATCGGCATGCACTGGTCGAACCCGCCGCACCTGATCCCGATGATCGAGGTCATCCCCGGTGAGGACACCGATCCCGCGCTGGTCGAGAAGCTCATCGGGATCGTGAAGGCGTTCGACTATGTGCCGGTGCTCGAGAAGGAGATCCCCGGCTTCGTCGAGAACCGCGTGCTGTACGCGATCCTGCGCGAGTGCATGGCGCTGCTCGACGAGGGCATCGTCACCCCCGAGGGTCTCGACGCGTGCGTCAAGTGGGGCATCGGCTACAAGCTCTCCGTGGTCGGACCGACCCGTCTCCTCGACATGGCCGGTCTCGACATCTACCAGGCCGTCTCGGGCTACCTGAACAAGGAGCTGGATGCGAGCACCGAGACCCCGAAGCTGATCCTCGACAAGATCGCCGAAGGCAAGCTCGGGTTCAAGTCCGGCGCCGGGATGTACGAGTACGGTCCGGGAGACGTCGACGCCAAGCGCAAGGAGATCATCACCGGCCTCATCGCCGCGCGCAAGACGCTCTCCTCCATCCCCGAGGTCTGA
- a CDS encoding class II aldolase/adducin family protein — MTYTHSQYYEDQSIASVLADVARAHRILELEGHGDMSMGHLSFRDPFGRGLWLKRGNLALSEVEGDDFILIDFDGNVLEGTGLRHLEWPLHAEIMKARPDVNFVGHSHAHFSTLLGASHEQLKPYNNHGVWFAYEGVPRFAETSHIITTVPLGVAAAAALGDAQALLLANHGIAFVGSTVAEVTLTGIFLEKAARFQVDLGASGFTPIEPTPEETREKFDRIYPAKAQHNFWTYFNRRLERVEATYGIGISPIALPPAI; from the coding sequence GTGACCTACACGCATTCGCAGTACTACGAGGACCAGTCCATCGCCAGCGTGCTCGCCGACGTGGCCCGCGCGCATCGCATCCTCGAGCTGGAGGGCCACGGCGACATGTCGATGGGGCACCTCTCGTTCCGCGATCCCTTCGGGCGGGGGCTCTGGCTCAAGCGCGGCAATCTCGCGCTGAGCGAGGTCGAGGGTGACGACTTCATCCTGATCGACTTCGACGGCAACGTGCTCGAAGGCACGGGGCTGCGGCATCTCGAATGGCCGTTGCATGCGGAGATCATGAAGGCGCGCCCCGACGTGAACTTCGTCGGTCATTCCCACGCGCACTTCTCGACGCTGCTGGGTGCCTCGCATGAACAGCTCAAGCCGTACAACAACCACGGGGTCTGGTTCGCCTATGAGGGAGTGCCGCGCTTCGCCGAGACGAGCCACATCATCACCACGGTGCCGCTCGGCGTCGCCGCGGCCGCCGCGCTCGGCGACGCGCAGGCGCTGCTGCTCGCCAACCACGGCATCGCCTTCGTCGGCTCGACGGTCGCCGAGGTGACGCTCACGGGCATCTTCCTCGAGAAGGCGGCCCGCTTCCAGGTCGACCTCGGTGCTTCCGGATTCACGCCGATCGAGCCGACACCGGAGGAGACCAGGGAGAAGTTCGACCGGATCTACCCGGCCAAGGCGCAGCACAACTTCTGGACGTACTTCAACCGTCGCCTCGAGCGCGTGGAAGCCACCTACGGCATCGGCATCTCGCCGATCGCTCTCCCGCCCGCCATCTGA
- a CDS encoding amino acid synthesis family protein — protein MSIDSVYQVRAFHSFVQETLHEVGPAPALPLVKAAVAVVIKNPFAGRWVEDLSPLIDPSASLGTELGARALALLGGRPAESYGKGGIAGLDGEQEHVVACVTTVFGNAFRDAIGGGEAWISSATKSAAAGSSIDIPLAYKDEVYVRSHYDAITLTLPDAPRPDELVIIAAVATGGRLNARVGGITAAEVLARP, from the coding sequence ATGAGCATCGATTCCGTCTACCAGGTCCGCGCGTTCCACTCCTTCGTGCAGGAGACGCTGCACGAGGTCGGCCCCGCGCCCGCCCTCCCTCTCGTCAAGGCCGCGGTCGCCGTCGTGATCAAGAATCCCTTCGCCGGACGCTGGGTCGAGGATCTGTCGCCGCTCATCGACCCCAGTGCGAGTCTGGGCACCGAGCTCGGCGCCCGGGCGCTGGCCCTCCTCGGCGGGCGTCCTGCCGAGAGCTACGGCAAGGGCGGCATCGCCGGACTCGACGGCGAGCAGGAGCACGTCGTCGCGTGCGTGACCACGGTCTTCGGCAACGCATTCCGCGACGCCATCGGCGGAGGAGAGGCGTGGATCTCGTCCGCCACCAAATCCGCCGCAGCCGGAAGCTCGATCGACATCCCCCTCGCGTACAAGGATGAGGTCTACGTGCGGTCGCACTACGACGCGATCACGCTGACGCTGCCCGATGCGCCCCGCCCCGATGAGCTCGTCATCATCGCCGCGGTCGCCACCGGAGGGCGTCTGAACGCCCGCGTCGGTGGCATCACCGCCGCCGAAGTCCTTGCCCGACCCTGA
- a CDS encoding FAD-dependent oxidoreductase, giving the protein MTERRRHAEISGGGFAGLTAATALAQMGWSVRLHERSPELRAEGAGIVLWNNSLQVLDKIKAGPDLMSNSMTPPAYETRMNNVIQSQETLDGIRWRTLTRPHLHQTLLVAAREAGVEIISGSEVTGATADGTISFANGETAEADLIIGADGVGSAVRDSLGIPLERQRSRDGITRFLVPRRKAELQALEPDTEWDNVIDFWNLEPRVLRVLYTPANDQELYIALMAPAADAQGSRVPIDLDLWTSVFPQLAPVLADAAKIPGRYYGYQTTRLDHWTEGKVALIGDAAHAMCPALAQGAGCAMQNAWTLAAAATEAASIPEALQEWERLERPLTDLAQDRSQWYADTREMAKGNQFQGETVTTALYNPTDPHRHEVPA; this is encoded by the coding sequence ATGACAGAACGCCGACGCCACGCCGAGATCTCGGGTGGCGGCTTCGCGGGTCTCACCGCAGCCACCGCCCTGGCACAGATGGGCTGGAGCGTGCGACTCCACGAGCGCAGCCCCGAGCTGCGTGCGGAGGGAGCGGGGATCGTGTTGTGGAACAACAGCCTCCAGGTGCTCGACAAGATCAAGGCCGGTCCGGATCTCATGTCGAACTCCATGACACCCCCGGCGTACGAGACGCGCATGAACAACGTCATCCAGTCGCAGGAGACACTCGACGGCATCCGCTGGCGCACCCTCACCCGTCCGCACCTGCACCAGACCCTGCTGGTCGCCGCGCGTGAGGCCGGCGTCGAGATCATCAGCGGATCCGAGGTCACCGGCGCGACGGCCGACGGGACGATCTCGTTCGCGAACGGCGAGACGGCCGAGGCCGACCTCATCATCGGTGCCGACGGAGTCGGATCGGCCGTGCGCGACTCGCTCGGCATCCCGCTCGAGCGTCAGCGTTCGCGCGATGGCATCACGCGCTTCCTCGTTCCCCGCCGCAAGGCCGAACTGCAGGCGCTCGAGCCCGACACCGAGTGGGACAACGTCATCGACTTCTGGAACCTCGAGCCCCGCGTGCTGCGCGTGCTCTACACCCCGGCGAACGATCAGGAGCTCTACATCGCACTGATGGCGCCCGCCGCCGATGCGCAGGGTTCGCGCGTGCCGATCGACCTCGACCTGTGGACCTCGGTGTTCCCGCAGCTGGCTCCCGTGCTGGCGGATGCGGCGAAGATCCCCGGACGCTACTACGGCTACCAGACGACGCGCCTCGACCACTGGACCGAAGGCAAGGTCGCGCTGATCGGCGATGCCGCCCACGCCATGTGCCCCGCGCTGGCGCAGGGGGCCGGGTGCGCGATGCAGAACGCCTGGACCCTGGCCGCCGCCGCGACCGAGGCGGCGTCGATCCCCGAGGCGCTGCAGGAGTGGGAGCGCCTCGAGCGTCCGCTGACCGACCTCGCGCAGGACCGCTCCCAGTGGTACGCCGACACCCGCGAGATGGCCAAGGGCAACCAGTTCCAAGGCGAGACCGTGACCACCGCCCTCTACAACCCGACCGATCCGCACCGACACGAGGTCCCCGCATGA
- a CDS encoding SDR family NAD(P)-dependent oxidoreductase produces MTVVALITGTSSGMGLHAAVELARQGLHVVATMRDVGRAERLQAAASAAGVPVDVRALDVVDHTAAATLVAEVEAELGGIDVLLNNAGRGSVATAEQASMQQVRDQLEVNYLAPVNLTKLVLPGMRERRSGQILTITSVGGAVGQPFADTYCGAKFAVEGFMQSLAPVAERFGIRVSVIEPAAVASDFVDNAERPDTDGPYGALLDAYLARTAGAFANAQTAESAGAAIAAAVLSDEYRFRWQTSEGATAFVSASLADTDGSRVLGFTRGWIAAGS; encoded by the coding sequence ATGACTGTTGTCGCACTGATCACCGGAACCTCCTCGGGCATGGGGCTGCACGCCGCCGTCGAACTGGCGCGGCAGGGGCTTCACGTCGTCGCCACGATGCGGGATGTCGGGCGAGCCGAGCGCCTGCAGGCCGCCGCCTCCGCCGCGGGGGTGCCGGTCGATGTGCGCGCTCTGGACGTGGTCGACCACACGGCGGCGGCCACCCTCGTCGCCGAGGTCGAGGCCGAGCTCGGCGGCATCGACGTGCTCCTGAACAACGCCGGGCGCGGGAGCGTCGCCACGGCCGAACAGGCGAGCATGCAGCAGGTGCGCGACCAGCTCGAGGTCAACTACCTGGCACCTGTGAACCTCACCAAGCTGGTGCTGCCCGGCATGCGCGAGCGCAGGAGCGGGCAGATCCTCACGATCACGAGTGTCGGCGGTGCGGTCGGCCAGCCCTTCGCCGACACCTACTGCGGTGCGAAGTTCGCGGTGGAGGGGTTCATGCAATCCCTCGCGCCCGTCGCCGAGCGCTTCGGCATCCGGGTCAGCGTGATCGAGCCCGCCGCGGTCGCGAGCGACTTCGTCGACAACGCCGAGCGGCCCGACACCGACGGCCCTTACGGCGCACTGCTCGACGCCTACCTCGCGCGCACCGCCGGAGCCTTCGCGAACGCGCAGACGGCGGAGTCCGCCGGAGCGGCCATCGCCGCGGCCGTGCTGTCGGATGAGTACCGATTCCGCTGGCAGACCTCCGAGGGCGCCACCGCGTTCGTCAGCGCCTCACTGGCCGACACCGACGGCAGCCGCGTGCTCGGCTTCACCCGTGGGTGGATCGCGGCGGGCTCGTGA
- a CDS encoding sugar nucleotide-binding protein: protein MTSSRTPAPARTLLVGYGKLGGLLAPRLRADGGEVFAVRRSDGTLPDGVIGIRADLSAPLPEPLPPVDAMVVTLPPSGPSGYRTALTHLAAALPAVPARTVFVSSTGVFEGRGAERPITEQDDPAPVTERAQELRDGERAAIDLFDAVIVRPAGIYGPGRDFLIRQVREHATVNHRRRTNRIHDADLVRALEVLLRMPEPPRVLHAVDAAPAPLGDVVAFIAQTLGLEVPPDDVSAAPTGTVLDGSLLRAVLGELEYPTYEAGYAAMLTSPPRSTHG from the coding sequence ATGACTTCGTCCCGCACACCCGCACCCGCCCGTACGCTCCTCGTCGGATACGGCAAGCTCGGAGGGCTCCTCGCACCGCGGCTGCGCGCCGACGGCGGGGAGGTCTTCGCGGTGCGGCGGAGCGACGGCACCCTGCCCGACGGTGTCATCGGGATCAGGGCTGACCTCTCGGCTCCGTTGCCCGAACCGCTGCCACCGGTCGACGCGATGGTCGTGACGCTCCCGCCGAGCGGTCCCTCCGGCTACCGCACGGCGCTGACGCATCTGGCCGCGGCGCTGCCCGCGGTCCCCGCCCGCACGGTCTTCGTCTCGTCGACCGGAGTGTTCGAGGGGCGGGGAGCGGAGCGCCCGATCACGGAGCAGGATGATCCCGCGCCCGTGACCGAGCGCGCGCAGGAGCTGCGCGACGGAGAGCGCGCGGCGATCGACCTGTTCGATGCCGTCATCGTGCGCCCGGCGGGGATCTACGGCCCGGGGCGCGACTTCCTGATCCGCCAGGTGCGCGAGCACGCGACCGTGAACCACCGCCGCCGCACGAACCGCATCCATGACGCCGACCTCGTGCGCGCGCTGGAGGTGCTGCTGCGGATGCCGGAGCCGCCGCGCGTGCTGCACGCGGTGGACGCAGCGCCGGCACCGCTGGGCGACGTGGTCGCGTTCATCGCGCAGACCCTCGGCCTGGAGGTGCCGCCGGATGACGTCTCCGCCGCTCCGACCGGCACGGTGCTCGACGGTTCGCTGCTGCGCGCCGTGCTGGGCGAACTGGAGTATCCGACGTATGAGGCGGGCTACGCGGCGATGCTCACGAGCCCGCCGCGATCCACCCACGGGTGA